The window CGCGCTCCCCCCTCGTGCGGGAGACgcccccgggcggggcggggcaccGGGGCGGGGCCACCCGGGGCGTGGCGAGGCGGGACGGGGCGGGCGGGGCaccggggcggggcgcggggcggggagcggggggcgggcggAGCCGCCTGCGGGCCGGGGAGCCCCGGGCTCGGGCGAGCGGCGCGCCTGCCCTCGGGGCGGCTGCCCGGATCGCGGCGCGCGGGCGATGGGgagcgggcggcgcggggcggggggggcggggagcgcgcgGGGGCGGCTGGCAGGGGGCGCTGGAGGCGGGAGGCGCCCGGGCGGCGCTCCCCGAGGGCGCAGGCGGCGCTGACGCGGCGGCCGCTcggcgcggggccggcgggcggggggcgggggcggggcggggggcgctggcGCCGGGGGCGTCGCGGGCCGCGGCCCCTTTGTTCTCGGCTCGCCCTCGCCGCCCACGGGCCTGCtgtcgcggcggcggcggcggcggcggcggcggcggcggcggctcctcccgcgcgggcggcggcgctcggcgcggggcgcggggggcgggggcgcggggggcgatGGCGAAGCTGCGGGTGGCGTACGAGTACACGGAAGCCGAGGACAAGAGCATCCGGCTCGGCCTGTTTCTCATCATCTCGGGCGTCGTGTCGCTCTTCATCTTCGGCTTCTGCTGGCTCAGCCCCGCGCTGCAGGACCTGCAGGCCACGGCGGCCAACTGCACGGTGCTGTCGGTGCAGCAGCTCGGCGAGCTCTTCGAGTGCACCTTCACCTGTGGCGCCGACTGCAGGGGCACCGCGCTCTACCCCTGCGTGCAGGTCTACGTGAACAACTCCGAGTCCCACTCCAGGGCGCTGCTGCACAGCGACGAGCACCAGCTGCTCGCCAACCCCAAGGTAGGGCGCCCCGCCGGGGAGcgcgggccgggggggggggggcggggggaggggggctgtgcCCACCTGGAGCCGGGGCAgcggggaggtgggagggggccgTGCCCACCgggagccagggcaggggggaggtgggagggggccgTGCCCACCCGGAGCCGGGGCAGGgcatgggggttggggggactgTGCTCACCCGGTGCCGGGGCAGGGGACAGGTGGGGCGGCTGTGCTCACCCAGGGCAGGGgcatgggggttgggggggctgtGCCCACTCGGAgccggggcagggggcaggtgggggggctgTGCTCACCgggagccagggcaggggggaggtgggagggggccgTGCCCACCCGGAGCCGGGGCAGGgcatgggggttggggggactgTGCTCACCCGGTGCCGGGGCAGGGGACAGGTGGGGCGGCTGTGCTCACCCAGGGCAGGGgcatgggggttgggggggctgtGCCCACTCGgagccggggcaggggcagggggcaggtgggagggggctgTGCTGACCCGGGGCAGGGGCATGGGGGATTGTGCCCACCCGGAGCCCGGCTGGGGCAGGGGGACTGTGCTCACCCGGAGCTGGCCCAGGACgtcccggggggggggcggggtggcaCCCGGAGCTGGGCCGGTTGTGGCCCCGCGcggcccccccgacccccggcgcCCCCACCCGGGGGACCCACGTGAACACTCCGCGGGGCGCCGGGGTCCGGGGGGCGGTGCCGGCCGGGGAGCTGCgagcgggcgcggggggcgcggggggccgggcgGCGCCGCGCGTGCCGGGGACCGGGGAGCCATCTGCGCGCAGAGCAGCGAAACTTACTGAAAATAGAAAAGCCTCCGTGCGATGTACCGAACATTCCTTCCCTGGCAACTTTTTATcgttctcaaaagaaaaaaaaaaaaagggaaagaaaaaaggaaaaacctggTTAGGACTCCAGGGATGCAGAGCCGAGGACGGAGACGCAGGAAACTGGTCCCGGGggagaaaaacacttaaaaaagcCGCGTCCTCGGCCTGTGAACTACTTGAGCTGCGTTAGTAGAGCTGCTTCTGCAGGAAGGCCtcgctcctctctccctctctctctctcttttttctttcttttctttcttccctttccctttccttttccctttccttccttcttccttcttcctttctccctttcccttctcttgcTGTGTTGTAGTTGCTGAACCATTGAGTCAAGGTGTGTTTCCCCTTTAAAGTTCCCGCCCTTTGCGCCCCGCTGCCGACCAAGCAGAAAAACCATCCAAAAGGCAATGGGTCTCGTGTGCACAGCAACACTTTGTTAAAtgtacaaaagaaaacatttctctatTAGCATTTTAGGAGAACTTAAAACAGACCCGTCATTTCTCTGCAGGAAGACTCCAGGTCTCGTTTCCTCAACAAACAGTAAATTCTTGgatttgagaaatttaaaaaaacaaggaattccttaaaaaaaaaaaaaaaaaaaaaagactcctcttttaaaaagatgcttttggggcagccctggtggcgcagcggtttaatgccgcctgcagcccggggcgtgatcctggagaccctggaacgagtcccatgtccggctccctgcagggagcctgcttctccctctgcctgtgtctctgcctctcccccccagggcaggggggaggtgggagggggcctctcatgaggaataaataaataaaatctttaaaaaatgctcctGCCAGTGAATGTAGATTCATTTCACTTAGAAACGAAGATCATATCGAAGAAGTAGACCTAGAGATACAGATTTAGATAAGGCATGATGTTCAATGTCAAGGCATGACGTTCAATGTCTTGAAGAAGCCCTGTCTCAAAAACAAACATAGGTCAATGTGATAAAACCCAGGAATCTCTAAAGAAATCTTAGAGACATCACTTTGATTCAGGGTTAAACCATTAATATAAAGCACAGTGCCAAGCAGGAATAGAGATGCAGCAATCATCTGATACTTCGTCATTTAGGACGCATCGTTGTAACTGGTGAAACACTGCTAATAGGATAGTGATTCGGGGACCGCCTGGTGgatcagcagttgggcacctgcctgggcccagggtgtgatcctggtcccgggatcaagtcccgcgtcgggctccccatgaggagcctgcttctccccctgcctctgtctctgcctctctctgtgtctctcgtaaataaataaaatcttttaaaagaaaaaaaaaagatagtgattCAGGCCCTAATAATAAATTATGTACACAAATACCAGTAAATGGCTAATATCTAATCAAGACATAGAGAAGTTAGGATTTACTGCAAAAAGCCTGCTTTGTAATTTCCAGGCAATTTTGAAGGACCTGGCAAAAAAACATAAATTGGGATCATTAGGATATAGATTTTTACCTCCCTTGGAAGCAGTCATGATGCTTTATGTAATGCTAcagttttgtctttctctttttgttgcaAATAGTCTGTTTTCTTCAAGTGCCAGTCCAGATCCTGGCAACAATTGTTTTGAAGAAGTATCCAGACAGAATGACATTTTAGGAAGTATTCAAGAAATGACAGAATTGGAGAAAGATAACtatgctaccaaaaaaaaaaaaaaaacgtgatgAACCCCATGCCGGTCCATTTAGTCAAGGTTTCCTTAGGCCGGCCAGTCAGTGCAAATTGTGATTACATTAAAGCCTTTAGAGAACAGAGGTTTGTTCTTTTGCAGTCACCTTTCTGCTTTTGGACAATTAAATGCTCCATTTGGAAATTCTTGTAAGCCATCAGTGATGGAAAAATTCAACAGCCGAAGCTCGGTGCCAGAGTCCAGGACAGAAGCAGACCGTGTGCACCGTCCTCTCGTCTTAGGCAACACCCGTCGCCCCTTCCCGTGCCTCCTGGCTGCCTTCATCTTTTCTGTGCCTCACGTTACCCACGTATCGAAGGCCTAGGTTCCCTGCCCATTCCAATGTCCCCCGATTCCCTTCCATGCTGCAGATCCTAATCACCTTCcgcctttttcttctttgcagcCAACTACCGTAAGAGCCCACTTAGGATTTCACTTCTTAGGGAGAAAAGAACAGGGGCTCCCGCCCCCCACTCCTACCCCTCCCTTGAGTTTGCTGCCTCGATTTAGtaaaagggaggggaagggaaaagaatatTGCAAATGTAGACTTCTTAAGCCACAGACTACCAAAGAGAATGATGTGAATCAATGTGACCTTTGActaatattctctttaaaataccTTTAAGTGTTCCGCGTATTTTATGTTTTGGATCCCGTCCATATTGTCAGGGGTAATCGGTGTATCTATCCAGTCCCATGACGTAGTATTCAAGTCAGTTGGTTAAACGGGACCTGCTCTGGGATTTAACCACAGTGAAATCTCAATGTGGGACCAGCTCCTGTGGCTGCTCTTCCCATCACTGCATTATTCCTGAGGGGCCTGCAGTTAGTTGTGTGGGCTGAGAGCTTTGGTTCTTAACCCTGGCTGCCCATTAGACTCACTGGGGGAACTTTGAAAAGAAATTCTGGTGCTTGGGTCCCACCCTCAGAGATTTGGACTTGGTCTTGGGAGAGTCCTGAAGgtggttggttttttaaaaaagttctgcAAGTGACCCCAATGTGTAGACGGAGTCCAAAACCACTGGCTTAGAAAACATACTGTGcaagaaaagtgaaataagaaCCAAAAGGATTCATTGTGATTAATACCTGTGTTCTCAGGTTCAAAGATGTTACTGATGCTACTGAGTACAGGGAGCTGGTGTAAAAGGAGGGTCTCAAGGAAATTCTGAAGGAAGAGAATCATTTAACGTTCATGTAGAAACGATCATCTAAAATTGGTTTAGTATAAACGGAATGAACTTACACAGTTCGTTTGCTTTTTGCATCAATATATACATTGGGTGGCCaagaaaagatgaatttttaaaactacctCTTGTATGTGCAACAAGAGAGAGTGGGTGATTAGAggctatatgttttatttttgcttcgagggtttttttttaaatttctttctctggtCTGAAAAACCTAgacacaaaggggaaaaaaatctgtttctaagAAACCAGTATTGTGAAAGGGAGAGAAATTCATTGAAGAGAAGGAAGACTTTAGACTTTGAGTGTTTTCTCCCAAACTGGATGTCCCTAACTGTGCCCTTGTAGCTTCCCGTCACCTTCTTGGGACCTCCCCATCCTTAGGAGCCAGGGTGCCCTAAGCCCCcgtgccccaccccaccccccttcggccacacttcctgcagaggcAGTGAGGTCTGCTGGGGTCAATTTCTGAACTCCATCCCTGAAATAAATGTTCAGTGTGATATACTTTGTGCTCTCGGGAGGCCCATCAAATGAAGACTGAGTAATAAAAGGCTAAGCTGGCTCGTGAGGATTTCTCTACTATCTTTGTTTCTCAAAGATAAACCTGGCTTGCTGTGGTTTTTCCTCTGGTGACTATGAAATAAGTTTTGGTACGTAGGTAAAACTCAAGTCTGCCAATACTTGCTTAGCACCTGGGTTCAAAGAACAGAGCCAGAAACGGGAGCACATCTTCGAATCTTATGATCAAAGAACAGGGTGAGAAACAGAACGACAGCCAAGATAAGTGTATTCATTTAACgaatatttgttaaatgcctACTTTGTGCTAGGAGTGCTTGCAGGTTCCGAGGCTAGAATAGAGATCGAAATAAAGTCTCTGCCCTCGTGAGGTTTATGTTTTGGTAGATGGCGACAGACAAGATGTAGATTTATAAAGTCATGTCGTGTAGTGATAGGTGTGTAAAGAAAAGTCAAGCAGCATTAAGAGTGCAGACCGTGGGGAAAGAAATGAAGGGCTACCCTTCTGCATAGGCTGGTCGATCAAGTGACATCTGTACAGAGACCTAAAGCAGAGGCATCAAGGACATAAAAGAGTCAATCATGTGGGTTTCGGAGGCTGAGGGAGCAGCGAGTGCACAGGTCCTGGGGCAAGTGGCTGCTAGGCTAACGGGAGGATGACAATAAGGCAGGACGATAGCAAGCAAGGTGGAAAACAGTGGGAGGTGAGGTTAGGCCTTACAGAACAGGAGGAGGGCTTTGGATTCCATTCTACGGGTGGTGATAAGCTGTCCGACATTAAGTAGGACTGGATTATAATCAGACTTAAACttctaaaaaatgcaaatgaatccCTCTGGCGGCTGAGTTGGGAATAGAActtgtatgtgtttgtgtgtgtccaGGTGTATGCCCATGCTCACTCGTGCAAGGGGAGAGATATGGGGGCAAGATAAAAAACAAGGTGTCCCATGGGGAAGGGGAATCATGATGGTAGCTTAGATCAGGAGGGAGCACTGGTGAAGGTCACCGATGGACTGGTCAAAGATGTCCCCACAGTCTGTGTTGAGCACAACCAGGTGAAGGGAGGTGATTTTTTTCCTGGATGGGAAAACTAGAGGAGAGTAGTTTTGGAGGGGTGTGATTGAAAAGCTAGGGTTTAGTCTTAGATCCGTCTAGCAGACACACAAGGGAGGATGAATCCATGTGTTTCTGCCCTCAATGAGATCATTCTCTAGCAAAGAACACAAATAACTATCAAAAAGCCTATAAATCCTATAAGGAAGTCCAAAGGCCATGATATGAACATCTAGGGAGGGAAGATTAGGAGAAGAGCTTCATGGGAGAATGAAACATTTGCCATGAAATTTTGAGAATGAATAGGATTTTCATCTTGGGAGGAAAAGTAGACAGGACTGAAAAGAACATCAAGGAAGAGAAGATGACAGGAGCAAAGCTGTAGAGCTGCATGAGGTACAGGCTGTGGAATCATCAGATGGACCATGTGGTTGGAACATCCGATGTGGAGAATGGAGCCCGTGGCTAAGGCAGGAGAGTAAATTGCGATCAATAATGTTGAAGTCCTTGACAGCCTGCATGGGTTTGGTGATATTGGGAAACCCTGATAGGAAGAATAATGCACCCCCTCCACCAAGATATTCAcatcctaatccctagaacctaTGAATATCTTATATACGTAGATATAAGTATAATACTTGGCATGGCATAATTGGTATAATACATGGCATGGTATAATACTTGTTCCATGGCAACAGGGAATTAAAGTTACAGATGGAGTTAAGGTTGCTCATAAGTTGACATTAAAACTGTTAGATTATCCTGGCGCGGGCCAAGGGTAATCACAAGGATCCTTTAGTGTGGAAGGAGGTGATCAGAGTGATGCACATGGGACAGACTCAACCAGCCATTGCTAGCGGTATATACAGAAGGGGGCCATGAGCCagggaatgcaggcagcctcctTTTCCATGGAAGcgggaaaagacaagaaaatagatTCTCCCTTAGAGAATCCAGAAGAGAGTTCAGTCCCCGCCGGtgtcttgattttagttcagggaAACCCGTTTGAGAATTCTGACCGTTAGAATTTAcgataatacatttgtgttgttgaAGCCATTAAGTTTGTGTTAGAGCAACAAAGGGAATCTGATACGGGAGCCAAGGAAGGTTTTTGAGTAGGTGAGTAATAATGATTTGGTATTTGAAGCTGTGGCCAGAACATTAAAAATCTACCTATATTACAGCTCTTTACAAACAGTCTAATCTGCAGACTACTAGACTCCTGTCCGAGATTACTTATCATGATCCATCTCTGAAATCAATTTATTGTGTATGAAGATTTCGGTTATTTCTAGAACCCCCCAAAATTATATATCTAAAACACTAGTCAGAAacttttcacttttacaaaagagatttattatgTTACAGTATATTTTGGTTACATTTTgggaaaaatgcatttattttatcacAAACTTACCTCAGTTATAAAGCTTTCTACAAGTTGttgacacattttgtttatttaaattttttttggcacTCATCAATGAAtgaagatgtattttatttaccctgggttcaattatttattttttttagtctccAGCAGAGTTTCATATTCAGTTGAGTTCCTAGATAAgtagtatatacatttatattaaaattaccATAATTATTCAAGTAAAATGCTGAACAGAatggtttttaatattatatatgtttctAACTCTTCCTTATGCTGTGACTTAGATATACTCTAGGTcacaaaaatgtgtaaaaatttgTACTTTTGAGTTGTAgtaatatccttttattttaaaataatcagtgtCATATAAATTAGTGACTTTTATAAACTAATTTAAATACGGTTATTTCatgcatttgctttgttttgtagcAGAATCTAGCAGATTGGGTCACTAGAAGGTGCCTGTCTATATACTGAAGCATATGTGAAGGAATATCCATTCATCTCATTCTCCTGTATCACTCATCTGATTGGTACAGCAGACTAAATGGACTCCGAAACCTTATCCAGTGTCCAGTTACTAGTTGTAACCTAACTATATAACAGTAGCATATATTGTATCTCATTTAGAGAAAATTAAATCCTAGAAACTTAAATCTTACAAGTTTAACCCaatttttcctttgtaataaATACATGTACTTAATGGTTTTTATCAGgagaactttattttaaaatggttctGAAGAACAGAAAACCGGAAAATAATACTGCTTAGTAAAAGCTAAGTTCTCAATTTTGATTATAATagctttctgttttctctatttcaaGGGTAAAAATACCAACAAAATTCATCTTTATCTCTTTAAAACCTGCTTCTATTCTGGACTCTTGTTTTCAATGGTATCATTATTCTCTGCTATTAATGCTTATAAAAATTTTCACTGCCAGTGTCCTAGTCAGGAGCATTATCATTTGCTTTCATTATTTCAATATCTTTTTGCTGATCTCCTTATATCTAGTACATTTTTTCCTGCAAACCAGGGGTTTCTCAAAGTGTTGTCACTGGACCAATAGCAGCAGTATCATCTGTGAATTTGCTAGAAATTCAGATTCTCAACTCTCATCCTAGGTCCTGGGTTCCCAAAATGTAACCAAAATATACTGTAACATAATAAATCTTTTTGGTAAAAGTGAAAAGTTTCTGACTACTGTTTTCGATACATAATTTTGGGGGATTctagaaataagtgaaatcttcATAAACAAATTGATTTCAGAGATGGCTCATGATAAGTAATCTCAGGAAGAGTTAAGTAGTTTGCAGATTAAATTGTTTCTAAAGAGCTGTAATATAGGTAGATTTTTAATGTTCTGACCACAGCTTTAAATACCAAGTCATTATTActcactgaatcagaaattccaCTCCAGTTTCTGGCTTAGTAGTTCTATGCTGAAGCTCAAGAATTCATAcagtaaaaaattatataaataggtggggaaaatgaaatgatataaagcaaataatccaaaagaaggtaaggaaaaaataagatagtaCATTTAAACcccaatttataaataattatattaaatataagtggACTAACTTCTATTTAAAAGACAGATTatagactggggaaaaaaaacaaactcaaatataTGATGCTTTTCACAGTTAGACATAAAATATAAGGACATAGAACagttaaaagttaaaagatgGGAGACTATACATATAAATatcaaccaaaaagaaagaaaagaaaagctggagtaTTTGCATTGTATCCAATAGATTCTCAGGCAGAAATTTGTTACTAAATAAAAAGGGACATTTTGTAATTGtaaaaaattcaattattaaatattaggATATACCTAAAAATATAGactcaaaatccttaaaaaaaaaaaataaaacaagccaatAAGCCTATCATGatagagatattttttaaagattttatttatttattcctgagagaaagagagaggcagagacacaggcagagggagaaagaagcaggctccatgcagggagcctgacatgggacttgattctggatctccaggatcaggccctaggttgaagacagcgctaaaccgcttagccacctgggctgccccatgatAGAGATTTTAACACACCTCTGTTTATGACTAATAAACAATCTGATGAAAGTAATATCAATACATATATAATAGATTTAAATAACATGTTTTACAACAGACACAACTGACATTTAGAATAGTGGGTCCAGTTATAGCAAGGTGCACATTATTTTAAGTGCTCATGTAACATTTACAAAAACATCATACTCTAGGTCAAAAAAGTAAGcctcaacaaattttaaagaagtaaaataataaagattatatcCTCTTTATAAGAGGATATGAGATTATATCCTCAGGTGAAATTAACTGGCAATTGTGAAATTTTACTGAAAGGCATAGATGTCAG is drawn from Canis lupus baileyi chromosome 11, mCanLup2.hap1, whole genome shotgun sequence and contains these coding sequences:
- the KCNMB4 gene encoding calcium-activated potassium channel subunit beta-4, with the protein product MAKLRVAYEYTEAEDKSIRLGLFLIISGVVSLFIFGFCWLSPALQDLQATAANCTVLSVQQLGELFECTFTCGADCRGTALYPCVQVYVNNSESHSRALLHSDEHQLLANPKCSYIPPCKRENQKNLENVMNWQQYWKDEIGSQPFTCYFNQFQRPDDVLLHRTHDEIVLLHCFLWPLVTFVVGVLIVLLTICAKSLAVKAEAMKKRKFS